Proteins encoded within one genomic window of Saccharopolyspora pogona:
- a CDS encoding pilin — protein sequence MRLTTPSRSRQFRPGPPASAPRDPRRRARRSLTHRWLLVVEVVAVGLLLTGSAAQAETTHVLAVAPSLEVVLTNARNWIMGILALVATVFLTVGGLRYLMAGGNPGEVEKAKQAFKSAGIGFGLTALAPVVVEILRGILGM from the coding sequence ATGCGCCTGACCACCCCCTCACGCTCCCGCCAGTTCCGGCCCGGCCCACCCGCTTCAGCACCCCGAGATCCCCGTCGGCGTGCCCGCCGGTCATTGACGCACCGGTGGCTGCTGGTCGTCGAAGTTGTGGCTGTCGGGCTGCTGCTGACCGGGTCGGCGGCGCAGGCCGAGACCACACACGTGCTCGCTGTGGCGCCCTCTTTGGAGGTTGTGCTGACGAACGCCCGGAACTGGATCATGGGGATTCTTGCGTTGGTGGCGACGGTGTTTCTGACCGTCGGCGGGCTGCGCTACCTGATGGCCGGCGGCAACCCGGGCGAGGTGGAGAAGGCCAAGCAGGCGTTCAAAAGCGCGGGCATCGGCTTCGGGCTCACCGCGTTGGCACCGGTGGTGGTGGAGATCCTGCGCGGGATTCTGGGGATGTGA
- a CDS encoding ISL3 family transposase, giving the protein MERVEYGSDGVTICARSRVAEATCRACGVRSGRVHSRYVRRLSDGVLGRQPVVIALTVRRFVCLDSQCATKTFVEQVDGLSEPNRRRTTPLLAMLGQVGLALAGRAGARLAAILGIKVDRTTLLRLVRALPEPETTTAPAVLGVDDFALRKRHVYGTILVDIDTGKVIDLLDGREAEPLEQWLREHPGAGVICRDRAGAYAEGAKAGAPDAVQVADRWHLWRNLGDYVEKAVGRHRACVKLDQLDGETVGVSAPQAAQDEPDAAIPEPVESRLVIRTREHYAAIHGRLDRGETISAISRQLSLDRKTVRRFARASTVDELLGKAIARASLLDPFKPYLHQRWTEGATDAAQLTKEITAQGYTGSDKTVRRYLQPFRGMLTPPPSPPAVPKVRQITGWLLRRPEDLDTDETNQLADIRSRCPHLDRLADHVTDFAKMMTNREGEKLESWLSTVEHDDQPDLHSFAIGLRRDQDAVTAGLTLPYSSGKVEGNVNRLKALKRQMYGRAKLDLLRKRVILA; this is encoded by the coding sequence GTGGAGCGAGTGGAGTACGGATCCGACGGCGTGACGATCTGCGCTCGGTCGCGTGTGGCCGAGGCGACCTGCCGGGCATGTGGGGTGCGGTCTGGGCGGGTGCACAGCCGTTACGTGCGCCGGTTGTCTGATGGCGTGCTCGGTAGGCAACCAGTGGTCATCGCGTTGACGGTCCGGCGGTTCGTGTGCCTGGATTCTCAGTGCGCGACGAAGACGTTCGTGGAACAGGTCGACGGCCTGTCCGAGCCGAATCGACGTCGGACGACTCCGCTGCTGGCGATGTTGGGGCAGGTGGGCTTGGCGTTGGCGGGCCGAGCTGGGGCGCGTCTGGCCGCGATCTTGGGTATCAAAGTGGATCGGACGACGCTGCTGCGTTTGGTGCGGGCACTGCCGGAGCCGGAGACCACGACCGCCCCGGCCGTGCTCGGCGTGGACGACTTCGCCCTGCGCAAGCGGCACGTGTACGGCACGATCCTGGTCGACATCGACACCGGCAAGGTGATCGACCTGCTGGACGGTCGCGAGGCCGAACCACTGGAGCAGTGGCTGCGCGAGCATCCTGGAGCCGGGGTGATCTGCCGTGACCGCGCCGGCGCCTACGCCGAAGGCGCGAAGGCCGGGGCCCCGGACGCCGTCCAGGTGGCCGACCGTTGGCATCTGTGGCGCAACCTGGGCGACTACGTCGAGAAGGCCGTCGGGCGCCACCGCGCCTGCGTCAAGCTCGACCAACTCGACGGCGAAACTGTCGGCGTGTCGGCGCCGCAGGCGGCCCAGGACGAGCCGGACGCCGCGATACCCGAACCGGTCGAGTCGCGACTGGTGATCCGTACCCGGGAACACTATGCCGCGATCCACGGGCGGCTGGACCGCGGCGAGACGATCTCCGCCATCAGCAGGCAGCTGTCACTGGACCGCAAGACTGTGCGGCGCTTCGCTCGTGCCAGCACGGTTGACGAACTTCTCGGCAAGGCGATCGCCCGGGCGAGCTTGCTCGACCCGTTCAAGCCCTACCTGCACCAGCGTTGGACGGAGGGCGCCACCGACGCCGCGCAGCTGACCAAGGAGATCACCGCCCAGGGATACACCGGCAGCGACAAGACCGTGCGCCGCTACCTGCAGCCCTTCCGCGGCATGCTCACGCCTCCGCCATCGCCGCCTGCCGTGCCGAAAGTCCGTCAGATCACCGGTTGGCTGCTGCGCCGCCCAGAGGATCTCGATACCGACGAGACCAACCAGCTCGCTGACATCCGATCCCGTTGCCCCCACCTGGATCGCCTCGCCGACCACGTCACCGACTTCGCGAAGATGATGACCAACCGTGAAGGCGAGAAACTAGAATCTTGGCTGTCCACAGTGGAACACGATGATCAGCCCGACTTGCACTCCTTCGCCATCGGGCTCCGCCGCGACCAAGACGCCGTCACCGCAGGACTCACGCTGCCCTACAGTTCGGGGAAGGTCGAGGGCAACGTGAACAGACTGAAGGCGCTCAAGAGGCAGATGTACGGCCGAGCCAAGCTCGACCTCCTCCGCAAACGCGTCATCCTGGCCTGA
- a CDS encoding tyrosine-type recombinase/integrase, translating to MKDDDIDAARLLLARLGISPEQLLKTPVESRPVPTIRDYISRVSDAVPAGTRRVYDTYWRRVIDVWGDRRIDEPTPLEIKQLAEHIKLNVVVRKNSRGGRTAAEHLISALRCMYRHAVADGLISENDNPATRVAKPRRLASPRRALPDTRLAEINEVAGSTGNDPGLDSMLLRLHTETACRRGGALALCPKDLDTEQCLIRLHEKGETLRWQPVSPPLMRHLVTHGEQRGAAEAGQLLRYRNGSAITARRYDYLWQRIGKHLPWVATQQVSTHWLRHTTLTWVERNFGYAVARAYAGHNGKSDAGTTSTYVRADLQEIATALAALTGEPHPLATDRELPAAR from the coding sequence GTGAAGGACGACGACATCGATGCGGCCCGCCTCCTGCTCGCCCGCCTCGGAATTAGCCCCGAGCAACTTCTCAAGACTCCCGTGGAAAGTCGGCCCGTTCCCACGATCCGCGACTACATCAGCCGCGTGTCAGACGCGGTCCCCGCCGGAACACGTCGCGTCTACGACACATACTGGAGACGCGTCATTGACGTCTGGGGCGACCGACGAATCGACGAACCGACCCCACTGGAGATCAAGCAACTCGCCGAGCACATCAAGCTGAACGTCGTCGTACGGAAAAACTCGAGAGGCGGCCGAACAGCGGCAGAACACCTGATCTCCGCACTCCGATGCATGTATCGCCACGCGGTCGCAGACGGACTGATCTCAGAGAACGACAACCCCGCGACACGCGTTGCCAAGCCCAGACGGCTTGCGAGTCCACGACGAGCGCTGCCAGACACACGCCTTGCTGAGATCAACGAGGTGGCAGGCTCGACCGGTAACGACCCCGGGCTCGACTCGATGCTGCTGCGCCTGCACACCGAAACCGCCTGCCGCCGAGGCGGCGCATTGGCACTCTGCCCCAAGGACCTCGACACCGAACAATGCCTCATACGCCTACATGAGAAGGGTGAGACGCTGCGGTGGCAACCAGTGTCTCCACCCCTGATGCGGCACCTCGTCACCCACGGCGAGCAACGCGGAGCCGCCGAAGCCGGCCAACTCTTGCGCTACCGCAACGGAAGCGCCATCACCGCCCGTCGCTACGACTACCTATGGCAGCGCATAGGCAAGCATCTTCCTTGGGTCGCGACACAACAAGTGAGCACCCACTGGCTCCGACACACCACCCTCACCTGGGTCGAGCGAAACTTCGGCTACGCCGTCGCACGCGCATACGCCGGCCACAACGGCAAGAGCGACGCAGGCACCACCTCCACCTACGTCCGCGCCGACCTCCAAGAAATCGCTACCGCGCTCGCCGCACTCACCGGAGAACCGCACCCACTCGCAACAGACAGGGAGCTACCCGCTGCGAGATGA
- a CDS encoding serine/threonine-protein kinase: MGSYAVERRLGSGGMGEVYLAYTAGGDPVAVKLIRRGRIDPEIRDRFAREAEIVQSIVGTSRVAGYRAHDAFADQPWIAMEFVSGLTLNDYVREHAPLVAMLTASLGILLAEGLQTVHRAGMLHRDLKPLNVIMSRRGPVVIDFGLGAMTASDAASLSTPGWPLGTPRYMPPEQARGESGVTTAADVYGLGAVMVYAATGHDPYDGNSRQKILEKVRDATHSPDLTGLPVELEQLVSSMLAHDPERRPDLTAVQDHLSGLLQKMGRSAKSARRALILETFQDTDNENSVPAVPAPAQNSRLSSEPVEEFEPSIFEPEPEPAPGKPQAQHQIAEQLRDLYAQRTNLLLR, encoded by the coding sequence ATAGGCTCTTACGCTGTCGAACGCCGTCTCGGCTCCGGAGGCATGGGCGAGGTCTATCTCGCTTACACCGCAGGTGGCGACCCCGTCGCGGTCAAGCTGATCCGTAGAGGCCGAATCGACCCGGAGATACGCGATCGGTTCGCGCGGGAAGCCGAGATCGTGCAATCGATCGTCGGCACCAGCCGGGTCGCCGGTTATCGAGCGCACGACGCCTTCGCGGATCAGCCGTGGATCGCGATGGAGTTCGTCTCCGGTCTGACGTTAAACGACTACGTCCGTGAACACGCACCCCTGGTCGCGATGCTGACGGCGAGCCTGGGCATTCTGCTGGCCGAGGGACTGCAGACGGTGCACCGTGCCGGCATGCTGCACCGGGACCTCAAACCACTCAACGTGATCATGAGCCGACGCGGCCCGGTAGTAATCGATTTCGGGCTCGGGGCGATGACGGCCTCCGATGCCGCATCGCTGTCCACACCGGGTTGGCCGCTCGGGACACCCCGCTACATGCCTCCGGAGCAAGCACGTGGCGAGTCGGGTGTCACCACCGCCGCTGATGTGTACGGGCTGGGCGCTGTTATGGTCTACGCGGCGACCGGCCACGATCCCTACGACGGGAATTCCCGACAGAAGATCCTCGAAAAGGTCCGCGACGCCACGCATAGCCCAGATCTGACGGGACTTCCCGTGGAACTCGAACAGCTGGTGTCGTCGATGCTGGCGCACGACCCCGAACGGCGCCCCGATCTGACAGCGGTCCAGGACCACTTGAGTGGGCTCCTGCAGAAGATGGGGAGATCTGCGAAATCCGCTCGGCGCGCCCTCATCCTGGAAACGTTCCAGGACACCGACAACGAGAACTCCGTCCCAGCCGTACCCGCGCCCGCCCAGAACAGCCGTTTGAGCTCGGAACCCGTTGAGGAGTTCGAACCGAGCATCTTCGAACCGGAGCCTGAGCCCGCTCCCGGTAAGCCGCAGGCGCAGCACCAGATCGCCGAGCAATTGCGCGACCTGTACGCACAACGCACTAATTTGCTCCTTCGATGA
- a CDS encoding DEAD/DEAH box helicase, which produces MTESAVEAAAGGKAKPSLMPGAQVRIRDEQWLIRKVTPTRSGEHMITVIGMSSFVRGTEAVFYSELEDEITTLDPKKTQLVGDDSPHHRRARLFLEAVIRKTALPQTEQGLALSDAFLLKRQRHQLRPAELALSMRNARPRILIGDVVGLGKTIEIGLLLAELIRRGRGERILVVTPAQVLEQFQREMWTRFSIPLVRLDGTGIERVQREIPAGRNPFAYFKRAIISVDTLKRDQYRAYLDRTEWDTVVIDECHNVVNKRTDNNRLARRLAGHTDALILASATPHNGKPESFAELIDMLDEAAIADPTNYDVKKLDHLYIRRTKTAKEVRDSLTGSWAPRGPSLPVKVKATDKERAVLAELAEHWIPRATETSSVSAHQLLPYRLFKSFLSSHRALTQTIETRIQTLAKKAKEAEASKKKPDPTITTETEALTRLQELTAKITDSDSAKRAGLVEVLRELGVGPGSDVRVVIFSESIPTLTWLAETVPAKLGFPRTTSEDEDKPWRGFHGAVEVMHGQLTTDDEDRSFTDRFGLRDDPLRLLFTGDVASEGVNLHQQCHQLIHYDLPWSLIRIEQRNGRIDRYGQAVSPEFRAIVLTADVAWRTDPETGEELPLDDHLVGRKLLEREEEAHRIEGSVEQVSGLYSGKEEEDRLTQDLIAGRTVDQSLRASRKESQGFMAAMYGNIGAAASNAAEVRTASVPTLFDSTESYFDEALRQICPMGPEQELTLRRESDGTIGFEPPADLRYRLRALPQSYLDEQGILPTTQREGRLRITFKEKHAQEQLQRALDSSGSQWPYVGFVSPLHPVVEWVTDKALASLRYDEAFVLAYRPDHAVATEIDGYRESDFEGPIFLVQGGFSNASGRPTVVEWMAIVGLPDTPRVLRVDNRFLTACGVGPEMSGRAEPIELDRLKRLVPLAIDEAERHLRGRHADYAKEIGELLAPHCARVKGWQEELFRLTRSGTQKHVRNTVAELEKLAENLTTSGEPLLRLLAVLEPLSAKGTTR; this is translated from the coding sequence GTGACAGAGAGCGCCGTCGAGGCAGCGGCGGGAGGCAAGGCCAAGCCGTCGCTGATGCCAGGGGCTCAAGTGCGGATTCGCGACGAGCAGTGGCTGATCCGGAAAGTGACGCCCACGCGCTCCGGCGAGCACATGATCACAGTCATCGGGATGTCGTCGTTCGTGCGCGGCACCGAGGCTGTCTTCTACTCCGAACTCGAGGACGAGATCACGACCCTCGATCCCAAGAAGACCCAACTGGTCGGGGACGATTCGCCACACCATCGCCGAGCACGCCTCTTCTTGGAGGCGGTGATCCGCAAGACGGCGCTCCCGCAGACCGAACAGGGGCTGGCGCTGTCCGACGCGTTCTTGCTGAAGCGTCAGCGGCATCAGCTCCGTCCCGCCGAGCTGGCGTTGTCGATGCGCAACGCACGCCCCCGGATTCTTATCGGTGACGTGGTGGGGCTCGGAAAAACGATCGAAATCGGACTCTTGCTCGCCGAGTTGATCCGCCGGGGACGAGGTGAGCGGATCCTGGTCGTCACGCCGGCTCAGGTCTTGGAACAGTTCCAGCGTGAGATGTGGACACGGTTCTCGATCCCGCTGGTCCGGCTGGACGGCACCGGCATTGAGCGCGTGCAGCGCGAGATCCCCGCCGGGCGGAACCCGTTCGCCTATTTCAAGCGCGCGATCATCTCCGTCGACACCCTCAAGCGCGATCAGTATCGCGCGTATCTCGACCGCACCGAGTGGGACACCGTGGTCATCGACGAGTGCCACAACGTCGTCAACAAGCGCACCGACAACAACCGTCTGGCCCGCAGGCTCGCCGGGCACACCGACGCGTTGATCCTCGCGTCCGCGACCCCGCACAACGGCAAACCGGAGTCGTTCGCCGAGCTGATCGACATGCTCGACGAGGCCGCGATCGCCGATCCCACGAACTACGACGTCAAGAAGCTCGACCACCTCTACATCCGGCGCACGAAGACCGCGAAGGAGGTCCGCGACTCGCTCACCGGATCGTGGGCCCCACGCGGGCCATCGCTGCCGGTCAAGGTAAAGGCCACCGACAAGGAACGGGCCGTGCTCGCGGAGTTGGCCGAGCACTGGATTCCCCGCGCGACCGAGACTAGCTCGGTCAGCGCTCATCAACTTCTCCCCTATCGGCTCTTCAAGTCGTTCCTGTCCTCGCATCGGGCGCTGACACAGACGATCGAGACCCGGATCCAGACCCTGGCGAAAAAGGCCAAAGAGGCCGAGGCGAGCAAGAAGAAACCGGATCCGACGATCACTACCGAGACCGAAGCGCTCACGCGGCTCCAGGAGCTGACCGCGAAGATCACCGACTCCGACTCGGCGAAACGGGCCGGATTGGTGGAGGTCCTGCGGGAACTCGGAGTGGGTCCGGGTTCCGACGTGCGGGTGGTGATCTTCTCGGAGAGCATCCCGACACTGACGTGGCTGGCGGAGACGGTACCCGCCAAGCTCGGGTTTCCGCGTACGACATCCGAGGACGAGGACAAACCCTGGCGCGGTTTCCACGGCGCGGTCGAGGTGATGCACGGTCAGCTGACCACCGACGACGAGGACCGCTCCTTCACCGACCGCTTCGGTCTGCGGGACGATCCGCTGCGGCTGTTGTTCACCGGAGACGTTGCTTCGGAGGGCGTGAACCTGCACCAGCAGTGTCACCAGCTGATCCACTACGACCTGCCGTGGTCGCTGATCCGCATCGAGCAACGCAACGGTCGTATCGATCGCTACGGGCAGGCGGTGTCACCGGAATTCCGTGCGATAGTGCTCACCGCCGACGTCGCCTGGCGCACCGATCCCGAGACCGGAGAGGAACTACCGCTGGACGACCACCTAGTCGGGAGGAAACTGCTCGAACGCGAGGAAGAGGCGCACCGGATCGAAGGCTCGGTGGAGCAGGTCTCCGGCCTGTATTCGGGGAAGGAAGAGGAGGACCGGCTCACGCAGGATCTGATCGCGGGACGCACCGTCGATCAGTCCCTGCGCGCATCCCGAAAAGAGAGCCAGGGCTTCATGGCCGCCATGTACGGCAACATCGGCGCCGCCGCGTCCAATGCCGCCGAGGTCCGGACCGCGTCGGTGCCCACCCTGTTCGACTCGACCGAGTCGTACTTCGACGAGGCGCTGCGGCAGATCTGCCCCATGGGGCCCGAACAAGAACTGACGCTGCGCCGGGAAAGCGACGGCACCATCGGCTTCGAGCCACCCGCCGACCTGCGCTACCGACTGCGCGCTCTCCCGCAGTCGTATCTGGACGAGCAGGGCATCCTGCCAACAACTCAACGCGAGGGACGGCTGCGCATCACCTTCAAGGAGAAGCACGCGCAGGAACAGCTTCAGCGCGCGCTGGACTCCTCGGGTTCGCAGTGGCCGTACGTCGGATTTGTGTCCCCGCTGCATCCCGTCGTGGAATGGGTGACTGACAAGGCGCTCGCGTCACTGCGCTACGACGAGGCGTTCGTCCTCGCGTATCGACCCGACCACGCCGTCGCCACCGAGATCGACGGCTACCGGGAATCCGATTTCGAAGGCCCGATCTTCCTGGTGCAGGGCGGTTTCTCCAACGCGTCGGGAAGGCCGACGGTCGTGGAGTGGATGGCGATCGTGGGTCTGCCTGACACTCCGCGCGTGCTGCGCGTCGACAACCGGTTCCTGACGGCGTGCGGGGTGGGGCCCGAGATGTCTGGTCGCGCGGAGCCGATCGAACTTGACCGACTGAAGCGCCTCGTTCCGCTCGCCATCGACGAGGCCGAACGCCACCTCCGAGGACGGCACGCCGACTACGCCAAGGAGATCGGCGAACTGCTGGCTCCACACTGTGCGCGTGTTAAGGGCTGGCAAGAGGAGTTGTTCCGGCTCACGCGTTCCGGGACGCAGAAGCACGTCCGCAACACCGTCGCCGAGTTGGAGAAGCTCGCCGAGAACCTGACGACGTCCGGTGAACCTCTGCTGCGACTGCTCGCCGTCCTGGAGCCGTTGTCCGCGAAAGGCACGACCCGATGA